The following are encoded together in the Streptomyces sp. NBC_01465 genome:
- a CDS encoding GNAT family N-acetyltransferase, whose amino-acid sequence MPDHLEIRRASDPAELLAAQHLFDGPVRREWSERFLADPGHLMLLAYVEGAPAGFITGIEMLHPDKGSEMCLYELAVDEPYRRRGIASELVATLAAVARDRGCYDMWVPVDADNEVALALYRATGAGTEEAVAVLTWTWD is encoded by the coding sequence ATGCCGGACCATCTGGAGATCCGCCGCGCGAGCGACCCCGCCGAACTCCTCGCCGCCCAGCACCTCTTCGACGGCCCGGTCCGCCGCGAGTGGTCGGAGCGCTTCCTGGCGGACCCCGGCCATCTGATGCTCCTCGCGTACGTCGAGGGGGCGCCGGCCGGTTTCATCACGGGCATCGAGATGCTCCACCCCGACAAGGGGTCCGAGATGTGCCTGTACGAACTGGCGGTGGACGAGCCGTACCGCAGACGCGGGATCGCCAGTGAGCTCGTCGCGACGCTGGCGGCGGTGGCGCGCGACCGCGGCTGCTACGACATGTGGGTCCCGGTAGACGCCGACAACGAGGTGGCGCTGGCGCTGTACCGGGCGACGGGGGCGGGGACAGAGGAAGCGGTCGCGGTGCTGACCTGGACCTGGGACTGA
- a CDS encoding isochorismatase family protein, producing MPMPSALVLIDLMPRIVALPLAPHTGEEVLARSLLLADAFRADGRPVVLVRVDRPNVAEQPPGSGFAEGLVRPGDIEIVKRTVGAFHGTDLDGELRRRGVDTLVLAGLVTTMGVESTARAASDHGYELEFVADAMSAFAADEHDFAVERIFPRFGEVRNASAYL from the coding sequence ATGCCCATGCCTTCAGCCCTGGTCCTGATCGACCTGATGCCGCGCATCGTCGCCCTCCCTCTGGCCCCGCACACCGGCGAGGAGGTGCTGGCGCGCTCCCTGCTCCTGGCGGACGCGTTCCGGGCGGACGGCCGGCCAGTGGTGCTGGTCCGGGTGGACCGCCCGAACGTCGCCGAGCAGCCGCCGGGCAGCGGCTTCGCCGAGGGCCTCGTACGGCCCGGCGACATCGAGATCGTCAAGCGCACGGTGGGCGCGTTCCACGGGACGGACCTGGACGGGGAGTTGCGCAGGCGCGGGGTGGACACGCTGGTGCTGGCGGGGCTGGTCACCACGATGGGCGTGGAGTCCACGGCGCGGGCGGCGAGCGACCACGGCTACGAGCTGGAGTTCGTGGCCGATGCGATGTCCGCCTTCGCGGCGGACGAGCACGACTTCGCGGTGGAGCGGATCTTCCCCCGGTTCGGTGAGGTCAGGAACGCGTCGGCGTACCTCTGA
- a CDS encoding tetratricopeptide repeat protein — protein MNSDWEQRIVDAYASIDSYEDNDFRAAIDKLVAELPEGSPIGIFERAAALDSTGHSDLAVPLYKEALEAGLPGIRRRRAVIQMASSLRNLGRSEESVTLLTAEADAGSDELDDAVRGFLALALTDVGREREAVSLALRALAPHLPRYQRSLGNYARILVEGEGE, from the coding sequence ATGAACTCTGACTGGGAGCAGCGCATCGTGGACGCCTACGCGTCCATCGACTCGTACGAGGACAACGATTTCCGGGCCGCCATCGACAAGCTCGTCGCCGAACTGCCCGAAGGAAGCCCGATCGGGATCTTCGAGCGCGCGGCAGCGCTCGATTCGACCGGGCATTCCGACCTTGCCGTGCCGCTGTACAAGGAGGCACTGGAGGCCGGGCTGCCCGGGATACGGCGGCGACGTGCCGTGATCCAGATGGCCAGTTCGCTGCGGAATCTGGGGCGGTCGGAGGAGAGCGTCACCCTGCTCACCGCCGAGGCGGACGCCGGGAGCGACGAACTCGATGATGCCGTAAGGGGATTCCTCGCATTGGCCCTGACCGACGTGGGCCGCGAGCGCGAAGCCGTGTCGCTCGCACTCCGTGCACTCGCACCCCATCTGCCGCGTTATCAGCGGTCGTTGGGGAACTACGCGCGGATCCTGGTGGAAGGCGAGGGCGAGTGA
- a CDS encoding GNAT family N-acetyltransferase, which translates to MTTNTPTLSVSPALTDEALNTLFTAAWPDHRPTAFAPLLARSLVWIAAHRGDRLVGYVNVVGDGGAHAFILDTTVHPEEGRRGLGVRLVRAAAAEARARGAEWLHVDYEPELEPFYAACGFRPTAAGLMNLRADASAP; encoded by the coding sequence ATGACGACCAACACCCCGACCCTCTCGGTGAGCCCCGCACTCACGGACGAAGCCCTGAACACCCTCTTCACCGCCGCCTGGCCGGACCACCGCCCGACGGCCTTCGCACCGTTGCTGGCCCGGAGCCTTGTCTGGATCGCGGCGCACAGGGGTGATCGCCTGGTGGGGTACGTCAACGTGGTCGGCGACGGCGGGGCGCACGCCTTCATCCTGGACACGACGGTCCACCCGGAGGAGGGCCGACGAGGCCTGGGGGTCCGCCTGGTGCGCGCGGCAGCGGCCGAGGCGCGGGCGCGGGGCGCGGAGTGGCTGCACGTCGACTACGAGCCGGAGCTGGAGCCGTTCTACGCCGCGTGCGGTTTCCGCCCCACCGCGGCCGGCCTCATGAACCTCCGGGCGGACGCGTCCGCTCCCTAA